The DNA segment ATGATAACCAAATTCCTGTTCGGGATACACCGTCAAACCGTATGAATATTGAGTAGGTTTCATTTTCTTTTCCGATTCAATCACAATTATATTGAACTGAATAACTTCGGGATCTTCTGAATCCATTAATGAGTTGAGGCAATTCTCTGTAATTGCTTTTAGATCAGAATTCTGGGCATAACTCAAAATAATAACGTCAATTTCTATGCGCTTTTTTATACTGTTCATTTTACATTTAAGGATATAGCATTCGTTTTTCACAATTTACAAAGAAAAAAAAATGATCTATAGGCCACCTGGATTTTGGGACATTTGGCCCTATTTGCTTATGTCTGTTTTATCTAATTTTAGGGTAAAACTTAACAATTATGAATCTACCTCTGGTTAGCTGTATTATGCCTACTGCCAACAGGCAAAAATTTATTCCCCTCGCTATTAACTACTTTTTAGAGCAGGATTATCCCAACGCAGAACTTGTCATCATTGATGACGGACTTGAATCCGCTGCGCGTCTGATTCCCGATAATCCGAAAATTCGTTACTTTTATTCGGAACCTCTCGGAACTATTGGCGTGAAACGAAACCATGCCTGCGAGAAGGCACAAGGTGAAATCATCATGCATTGGGATGATGATGACTGGTATGCTGCAGACTGGGTCAGTAAACAGGTGGAGGCTTTGTCCAGCTCCGGAGCAGACATTACCGGATTAAATCAGGTTATTTTCTATTCACCCTCCGTAAATAAACGCTGGATGTATGAGGATACTGATATGGAACAACCGTGGTTATGTGGAGCAACCATGGCTTATCGTAAATCCTTCTGGCAGGAACATCCCTTTATAGACATTCAGGTGGGTGAAGATTATGATTTTGTATGGAATACGGGTGCTAAAACTTTTGCGCTTGATTACCCAAATGGTTTTGTCGCAATCCTTCATGCACACAACACCAGTATTAAACCTGTGGAAGACATCAAACATAAGAAGACAGGGACAACCTGGAAAGAGCCGGCTAAGGATGCCAAGTGATGCGCAAGAAATGCCGCTGATTTCCTGCCTCTGCATCACCAAGAACAGGCCGTTGTTGCTGCAAAGAGCAATTACTTGCTTTGAAAGACAAGTTTACCCAAAGAAAGAACTCGTGATTTCTTATCCCGAAGGTGACCTGTTAACAAAGCGGGTAATTGACCAGGTCATCTTCATTTCAGATATTAAAATTCTCGCTATAGAACGACCGAAAAATGAAAATTTGGGCGCCTCCAGAAACCATGCGATAATGGCCGCCAGCGGAGAATTTATCTGTATCTGGGATGATGACGACTGGTACAGCAACCATAGGATCAGTGCTCAATATGAA comes from the Pedobacter sp. FW305-3-2-15-E-R2A2 genome and includes:
- a CDS encoding glycosyltransferase family A protein, producing the protein MNLPLVSCIMPTANRQKFIPLAINYFLEQDYPNAELVIIDDGLESAARLIPDNPKIRYFYSEPLGTIGVKRNHACEKAQGEIIMHWDDDDWYAADWVSKQVEALSSSGADITGLNQVIFYSPSVNKRWMYEDTDMEQPWLCGATMAYRKSFWQEHPFIDIQVGEDYDFVWNTGAKTFALDYPNGFVAILHAHNTSIKPVEDIKHKKTGTTWKEPAKDAK